A window of Calliopsis andreniformis isolate RMS-2024a chromosome 3, iyCalAndr_principal, whole genome shotgun sequence contains these coding sequences:
- the LOC143188650 gene encoding uncharacterized protein LOC143188650, translated as MKANGTNNGCSRLNTPLAATTTLEDPGTPASWKGPPPGSEASPFTPNSVGQGGGPGSGPYNNTGGPPSNAAFQGPSPFPGGAGSPAGAPPYQGPPPGSATPQYTASPAPSGSSTPGPGPPPNSSGFPPPPNSSGPPYNGPGPSPFGSPSGGPPQFVGRPGSSGPLFVPPGAGNPHCPSHGQPFGGPQYGMPPGSPFGPGHPMTGPIGPGHPAMMGPGGPVDRMDQGTAERR; from the exons ATGAAGGCCAATGGGACAAACAATG GCTGTAGCCGCCTAAACACGCCATTGGCAGCCACCACCACGCTGGAGGATCCGGGAACACCAGCCTCTTGGAAGGGCCCCCCGCCCGGCTCGGAGGCCTCGCCGTTTACACCGAACTCCGTTGGCCAGGGTGGCGGTCCTGGGTCCGGTCCCTACAATAATACAGGTGGTCCACCGAGCAATGCCGCCTTTCAAGGCCCTAGTCCCTTTCCCGGTGGTGCTGGTAGTCCAGCCGGCGCGCCACCTTATCAAGGCCCACCTCCTGGATCCGCGACCCCTCAGTACACCGCCTCGCCAGCACCTAGTGGTTCCTCGACGCCTGGCCCGGGGCCACCGCCGAATTCCTCGGGTTTTCCTCCGCCGCCGAACAGTTCTGGGCCCCCGTATAATGGACCAGGGCCAAGTCCATTCGGTTCGCCCTCGGGTGGGCCGCCTCAGTTCGTCGGTCGACCAGGTTCCTCGGGACCACTGTTCGTACCTCCTGGAGCAGGGAATCCTCATTGCCCTTCCCACGGGCAGCCGTTCGGAGGACCTCAGTACGGCATGCCACCCGGTAGTCCATTTGGACCCGGCCACCCGATGACGGGGCCCATTGGGCCCGGGCATCCAGCGATGATGGGACCTGGCGGGCCAGTCGACAGGATGGATCAAGG
- the LOC143177564 gene encoding uncharacterized protein LOC143177564 translates to MEKIELLGGACFSHGPYTFYKAVRIGNGRVLRLGSFFLTKLWSDADLVSIGELQLLWMDSRGPNQPLASLRLYFLPENTPDGRRDTHGEDEVLTISEKVVVRVHDLVTWLSPTLEWSWGREVFYPPTPTSSPESSPLRYEIPQPQVLTDPGIDFSDVDKQQKEYESNHSTRRSDCASQTKVVVLSYPRYCRYRALLRRLEGAEPSWLCSSIAAALGGFTATPGTRVLFCRDTFDYPDLETHELLCNHLAPKLKGRPRRKRKKRSASPGESSNESEASVASTSKSTSASSNMVSTVGRPPSSVVRRSERNSSAEEKKFITDVQNFMNSRGTPVGKMPLLGYRQIDLFLFYTKVQMLGGYDSVSAGRLWKSIYDDIGGNTGSTSAATITRRHYERLLLPYERYQRGEEAKVRLTPGRRTKTSSVSEESDDVKQETNDRYPSETPPPIEASLTTTTPPLQPIISTAPFLSGEKPKTETGKTSSLRSVRVKPERLKSLNTMIANSTPSPSQQTNQLPSPPPSSNTSISTPSSTPSTTPTNGTGSQSVLERQLNSPLISQQVPPSCSPVLPVTTVATNASTVVTLTPPPEKDMKEIKLDPKQTTLLAQGKENIPLFGEKSIFAEKAIVPPRSPEVIDLESESDTSRDKIIIPSFKKRKLEILREGGLEVTAVDLDTRPSVIQSNPPAPATMKTEERPPISYPLPVTPNSIPKLISVTVTPDIGHMLSSPQEHQHPHHQARLQVPNKQPPVHHNNNNITMNNNNMVNSRVINLGTSNNSALLQLYANANVPPPMSSTIPQTNHRFVPPTVPNGRIFPPRVTQSRSIFAHNERTVYGDPKDILISPKYRPSLHRLQHPQQHIHCNNDLIAHGGVLDLAQRTTDKPVFPRPNLEIVKVPVVPRPNPLNLEMRYSSAAKEKPTDCSKRSTFPGYQNMLDSRTMASNNLEITIVNPNKQKSNHTSAPTPVRVPSPPNRGNTIPMQRRQQVNGKYTTTRSEPVSPYTPRKPSSHPVIPNVPNLNHLNSGNYPRLTPMQQQVSIDRRKNIETGGKEQQQSQHQQRRISEGDKSLMAQQQQPQQQQDSRQAEANRRHSVPNIPSGFVPTVPQNNPAFLPQLPTNTSGKFLPILDPMYYSAFYNGLFPPPIPPTAPASFLSPEFSAYYKELFASSQPRLGMAGQHQPAAPTSK, encoded by the exons GACGAGGTGCTGACGATATCAGAGAAAGTGGTGGTTCGGGTTCACGATCTTGTAACATGGCTGTCGCCCACCTTGGAGTGGTCATGGGGTCGAGAAGTGTTCTATCCGCCGACACCTACATCATCCCCAGAGAGCAGTCCGTTGAGATACGAGATACCTCAGCCCCAGGTGCTCACCGatcctggcatcgacttctcggATGTCGATAAGCAACAAAAGGAGTACGAAAGCAACCATAGCACCAGGAGGTCGGACTGTGCCTCCCAGACGAAGGTTGTCGTGCTCTCGTATCCCAGGTACTGTCGGTACCGAGCACTGCTGCGTAGACTCGAAGGTGCAGAACCGTCCTGGCTTTGTTCGTCCATAGCAGCCGCACTCGGTGGATTCACCGCTACCCCGGGCACCAGGGTACTCTTCTGTAGAGACACGTTCGATTACCCGGATCTTGAAACCCATGAGCTGCTCTGCAATCATCTAG CGCCAAAATTGAAAGGGAGGCCGAGAAGGAAGCGCAAAAAGCGCAGCGCTTCGCCTGGTGAATCAAGTAATGAAAGCGAGGCTTCCGTCGCGTCGACATCGAAGAGCACGTCAGCAAGTTCCAACATGGTGTCGACTGTTGGCAGGCCACCCTCGTCTGTCGTACGGCGAAGCGAGAGGAACTCCAGCGCCGAAGAAAAGAAGTTCATCACGGACGTGCAGAATTTCATGAACTCGCGGGGTACGCCTGTCGGAAAGATGCCACTGCTGGGCTACAGGCAGA ttgATCTCTTCCTGTTTTATACGAAAGTGCAAATGCTGGGTGGATATGACTCTGTCAGTGCTGGTCGCCTTTGGAAGAGCATCTATGACGACATAGGTGGTAATACAGGATCTACCAGTGCTGCGACTATTACTCGTCGACATTATGAAAG GCTGCTGTTACCCTATGAAAGGTATCAGAGGGGAGAAGAAGCAAAAGTGAGACTGACGCCAGGAAGACGTACTAAGACTAGTAGTGTATCAGAAGAGTCTGATGATGTTAAGCAAGAAACCAATGATCGATATCCATCAGAAACACCTCCACCCATAGAAGCAAGTCTTACCACTACGACCCCTCCTCTTCAACCAATTATATCAACAGCA CCGTTCCTTTCGGGTGAGAAACCTAAGACGGAGACTGGCAAAACGTCGTCTCTACGTAGTGTACGAGTGAAGCCAGAACGCCTGAAGTCATTAAACACTATGATTGCCAATAGTACACCGTCGCCCAGCCAGCAAACCAACCAACTGCCAAGTCCACCACCTTCCTCTAACACGTCAATCTCAACGCCGAGCAGTACACCCTCCACAACACCCACGAACGGTACTGGAAGTCAAAGCGTCCTAGAGAGGCAGCTAAATAGTCCTCTGATATCGCAGCAAGTACCACCATCGTGTTCTCCGGTCCTACCGGTCACTACAGTAGCAACGAATGCTTCTACAGTTGTAACGCTAACTCCGCCGCCAGAGAAGGACATGAAGGAGATTAAGCTAGATCCAAAACAGACCACCCTGCTGGCACAGGGCAAGGAAAACATCCCGCTGTTCGGCGAGAAGTCAATTTTCGCAGAGAAGGCGATAGTGCCGCCTAGGTCGCCTGAAGTGATCGATCTCGAGTCGGAAAGCGACACGAGTAGGGACAAGATAATCATTCCCAGCTTCAAGAAGCGTAAACTCGAGATCCTTCGCGAAGGTGGTTTGGAAGTTACTGCCGTTGATTTGGACACGCGACCGAGCGTGATACAAAGCAATCCCCCGGCCCCAGCGACGATGAAAACCGAAGAAAGGCCACCAATATCGTACCCTCTTCCAGTCACGCCGAATTCCATTCCTAAGTTGATTTCCGTCACTGTAACGCCAGACATTGGTCACATGTTATCGTCGCCGCAGGAGCATCAGCATCCTCATCACCAGGCACGGTTACAAGTACCGAATAAACAGCCGCCTGTTcaccataataacaacaacatcaCAATGAACAACAACAATATGGTGAATAGTCGCGTGATAAACCTCGGTACTTCGAACAATAGTGCGTTGTTGCAGTTATATGCGAACGCAAATGTTCCACCACCCATGTCGTCGACAATCCCTCAAACAAATCATCGTTTCGTACCACCGACTGTCCCTAATGGCAGGATATTTCCGCCCAGGGTGACGCAGTCGAGGTCAATATTCGCGCACAACGAAAGAACTGTTTACGGAGATCCGAAAGATATTCTTATCTCCCCAAAGTATCGTCCTTCGCTACACCGTTTGCAGCATCCGCAGCAGCACATACATTGTAACAACGATCTAATAGCGCATGGAGGGGTGTTGGATTTGGCACAAAGGACCACCGATAAACCGGTGTTCCCGAGGCCGAATCTAGAAATAGTGAAAGTACCTGTAGTGCCAAGGCCTAATCCATTAAACCTGGAGATGAGGTATTCGTCCGCGGCTAAAGAGAAACCAACAGATTGTTCGAAACGAAGTACCTTTCCTGGCTACCAGAACATGCTCGACAGCCGAACTATGGCGTCGAACAACCTGGAGATCACGATCGTGAACCCAAATAAACAAAAGAGCAATCATACGAGTGCACCGACGCCGGTTCGTGTACCCAGTCCACCTAACAGAGGTAATACGATACCTATGCAGAGAAGGCAACAGGTGAATGGGAAGTATACGACGACGAGGAGTGAGCCAGTTTCACCGTACACGCCAAGGAAGCCAAGTAGTCACCCTGTCATACCGAATGTACCTAACTTGAATCACTTGAACAGTGGGAACTACCCTAGACTAACGCCCATGCAGCAACAAGTCAGTATAGACAGGAGAAAAAACATAGAAACGGGTGGTAAGGAGCAGCAACAGTCACAGCATCAACAACGTAGAATTAGCGAAGGCGACAAGTCGTTGATGGCGCAGCAGCAACAACCACAACAACAACAGGACTCAAGGCAAGCCGAGGCCAACAGGCGACATAGTGTCCCTAATATACCCTCGGGCTTCGTACCTACTGTACCACAAAACAATCCAGCCTTCCTACCGCAACTGCCAACAAACACGTCCGGCAAGTTCCTACCGATTTTGGACCCGATGTACTATTCCGCGTTCTACAATGGCTTATTCCCGCCGCCGATTCCGCCCACGGCTCCTGCGTCGTTTCTCTCGCCGGAATTCAGCGCGTATTACAAAGAATTATTTGCTTCCTCGCAACCAAGACTGGGGATGGCGGGGCAGCACCAACCGGCTGCCCCAACATCGAAGTAG